The following proteins come from a genomic window of Candidatus Bipolaricaulis sibiricus:
- a CDS encoding Mobile element protein, which translates to MGPHLRVGVDVGAKSHHVGIADREGRILENFVIPHSQEGFARFFSRVEKHSSKLGVPVVVAMEGLNGWSRPLDQMILARGYRLYNVNNLKLARFREIFPGGAKTDALDVRKILELWHLQDHLPVAKDVLQEVPEAPPENQKLKRLTRRRRQLVNEKVRVVNRMQSDLLAVCPELLAITGDATNLWFLRFVASRDDLRELRQTPRNEVLAIRGIGKKYAGVIAQWQKKARFSAEAEYVGPMIVADARRLLEVLREIATLEEAIEGLVASSPLAQRIDSIPGFGAISSGELAGEIGTMDRFHSERSLALYLGMCPLDHQSGEHKGSKRPRQVNRRAKATMMTAVARHMAKVPQSRAYYEKKRAEGKKHNQAVRALGRHLVRVMWAMLTQGRDYELREDSCPG; encoded by the coding sequence ATGGGGCCCCATCTTCGTGTAGGCGTGGATGTAGGCGCGAAGTCTCACCATGTGGGGATCGCGGATCGGGAAGGGCGGATCCTGGAGAACTTCGTCATCCCCCACTCCCAGGAGGGCTTTGCCCGGTTCTTCTCACGGGTGGAGAAGCACTCCTCGAAGCTGGGCGTTCCTGTGGTGGTGGCGATGGAGGGTCTCAACGGGTGGAGCCGTCCGTTGGATCAGATGATCCTTGCGCGCGGGTACCGGCTGTACAACGTGAACAACCTGAAGCTGGCCCGGTTCCGAGAGATCTTCCCGGGAGGGGCGAAGACCGATGCCTTGGATGTGCGCAAGATCCTGGAGCTGTGGCACCTCCAGGACCATCTTCCCGTGGCCAAGGACGTTCTTCAGGAGGTGCCCGAGGCGCCTCCCGAGAACCAGAAGCTGAAGCGGCTCACCCGTCGCCGCCGGCAGCTCGTGAACGAGAAGGTGCGCGTGGTGAACCGGATGCAGAGCGATCTTCTGGCGGTGTGCCCGGAGCTACTGGCGATCACCGGCGACGCGACCAACCTGTGGTTCCTGCGGTTTGTCGCCAGCCGGGACGACCTGCGGGAGCTCCGTCAGACGCCCAGGAACGAGGTGCTGGCGATCCGGGGGATCGGGAAGAAGTACGCCGGGGTCATCGCCCAGTGGCAGAAGAAGGCGCGGTTCTCAGCGGAGGCAGAGTACGTGGGGCCGATGATCGTCGCGGATGCGCGGAGGTTGCTGGAGGTGCTCCGGGAGATCGCGACGTTGGAGGAGGCGATCGAGGGCCTCGTCGCGAGCTCTCCCCTGGCCCAGCGGATCGACTCGATCCCCGGGTTCGGTGCGATCTCGAGCGGGGAGCTGGCAGGGGAGATCGGGACGATGGATCGGTTCCACTCGGAGCGGAGCCTGGCCCTGTACCTGGGGATGTGCCCGCTTGACCACCAGTCGGGGGAGCACAAAGGGAGCAAGCGGCCGCGGCAGGTGAACCGGCGGGCGAAGGCAACGATGATGACGGCGGTGGCCCGGCACATGGCAAAGGTGCCTCAGTCACGCGCCTACTACGAGAAGAAGCGAGCAGAGGGGAAGAAGCACAACCAGGCGGTGCGAGCGCTGGGCCGGCACCTGGTGCGGGTGATGTGGGCGATGCTGACGCAGGGTCGTGACTACGAGCTCCGGGAGGACTCATGCCCCGGTTGA
- a CDS encoding Undecaprenyl-phosphate alpha-N-acetylglucosaminyl 1-phosphate transferase produces the protein MIAVPFGVSLVATLVSTMILIRLCAGAGIVGRDVNKTGQPEVPEMGGLAIVAGFSAGILFTLGMITFLRLLPQVSMVMLLGVLSTVLLLSLIGVVDDLLGMHQGVKAFLPLLAALPLMALRVGQSAVWIPFVGKVNFWIWYPLVLVPLGVTGAANAVNMLAGFNGLEVGMGLVAMGSLAVIAGVLGQVTSLVLLLCGLGALLGILRFNWYRARIFVGDVGTLTMGAIIAAACIAGGLEVAGMILIVPYGVDFLFKAAHGFPSTGWHGELGEDGKLRCPVHGPVSLPQAMLKITGGLHEPSLVLLLMGLEAVFGLLAIWLYLLR, from the coding sequence TTGATCGCTGTCCCGTTCGGTGTGTCTCTGGTTGCGACCTTGGTGTCAACCATGATCCTCATCCGCCTCTGTGCCGGCGCCGGGATCGTCGGGCGTGACGTGAACAAGACTGGCCAGCCGGAGGTTCCGGAGATGGGCGGCCTGGCCATTGTGGCTGGGTTCAGCGCGGGGATTCTGTTCACGCTGGGAATGATCACCTTCCTACGGCTCCTCCCGCAGGTGAGCATGGTGATGCTCCTCGGCGTGCTCTCGACGGTGCTCCTCCTGTCGCTGATCGGGGTGGTCGACGATCTCCTGGGGATGCATCAAGGAGTGAAGGCGTTTCTCCCGCTGTTGGCGGCACTCCCGCTCATGGCGCTCCGGGTGGGCCAGAGCGCGGTATGGATCCCCTTTGTGGGGAAGGTGAACTTCTGGATCTGGTATCCCCTGGTGTTGGTTCCCCTCGGCGTGACGGGTGCAGCGAACGCCGTGAACATGCTGGCGGGCTTCAACGGGCTCGAGGTGGGGATGGGGCTCGTGGCCATGGGGAGTCTGGCCGTCATTGCCGGGGTACTTGGACAGGTAACCTCGCTCGTGCTCCTCCTCTGTGGCCTCGGGGCCCTCCTGGGCATCCTCCGCTTCAACTGGTACCGGGCGCGCATCTTTGTGGGCGATGTGGGGACCTTGACCATGGGGGCGATCATCGCTGCGGCTTGCATCGCAGGAGGCTTGGAAGTGGCGGGGATGATCTTGATTGTGCCCTACGGGGTTGACTTCCTGTTCAAGGCAGCCCACGGCTTCCCGTCGACGGGCTGGCATGGGGAACTGGGCGAGGACGGAAAGCTCCGCTGCCCTGTGCACGGGCCGGTGAGCCTGCCCCAAGCGATGCTGAAGATCACCGGAGGACTGCATGAACCATCGTTGGTTCTGCTGCTTATGGGCCTTGAGGCGGTGTTCGGCCTTCTCGCGATCTGGCTCTACCTGCTTCGGTAG
- a CDS encoding Glycosyltransferase, with translation MNIWIFNHYAHPPDLPGGTRHYDLGRELVRRGHRVVIFATSFHHYLHRETRLQPGESWKIEEVDGVKFVWIRTPPYQRNDRRRVLNMVAFMLRAWRLGRKLPKLAPEVGRPDVVIGSSPHLLTPLAAYGVAKRYRARFIMEVRDLWPQTIIDMGELSRRHPIIMALQALERYLYRRAEKVLALLPLAHQYITACGVPREKVVWIPNGVDLSRFDSAGMPEASHEGFRGMYLGAHGQANALDVLLQAAKVVEDRGYHEIRFILVGDGPEKPGLMTLAQELGLSNVEFREPVSKAEVPKALHEADAFVFNLEKTEVFRYGISSNKLFDYMSAARPVIFAVDTPSNPVAETHCGLTVPPREPQALAEAVIKLYQMPKEEREALGRRGRAYVEEHHDIRKLAERLEGVLVDVVHGP, from the coding sequence ATGAACATCTGGATCTTCAACCACTACGCCCACCCGCCGGACCTGCCCGGGGGGACGCGGCACTACGACCTCGGGCGGGAACTGGTGCGGCGAGGGCATCGGGTGGTCATCTTCGCCACAAGCTTTCACCACTACCTCCACCGAGAAACCCGCTTGCAGCCGGGCGAGAGCTGGAAGATTGAGGAGGTAGACGGTGTCAAGTTTGTATGGATCCGCACGCCGCCCTATCAGCGCAACGACCGGCGCCGGGTTTTGAATATGGTGGCCTTCATGCTCCGGGCCTGGCGGCTTGGGCGAAAGCTACCCAAGCTCGCTCCCGAGGTGGGGCGGCCGGACGTGGTCATCGGTTCTTCTCCTCACCTCCTCACCCCGCTTGCCGCTTACGGGGTGGCCAAGCGCTATCGTGCCAGGTTCATCATGGAGGTCCGCGACCTCTGGCCCCAGACGATTATTGACATGGGGGAGCTGAGCAGGCGACACCCGATCATCATGGCCTTGCAGGCCCTGGAGAGGTATCTCTACCGCCGAGCGGAGAAGGTCCTAGCGCTGCTGCCCCTTGCCCACCAATACATCACGGCCTGCGGGGTCCCGCGAGAAAAGGTTGTTTGGATCCCCAACGGGGTCGACCTCTCGCGGTTCGATAGCGCTGGAATGCCAGAAGCAAGCCATGAAGGCTTTCGGGGGATGTATCTCGGGGCCCACGGCCAGGCCAACGCCCTCGATGTGCTCCTTCAGGCGGCCAAGGTCGTCGAGGATCGGGGCTATCATGAGATCCGGTTCATCCTCGTCGGCGATGGGCCGGAGAAGCCCGGGCTCATGACCTTAGCCCAGGAGTTGGGGCTCAGCAACGTAGAATTCCGCGAGCCGGTGTCGAAGGCCGAGGTGCCCAAAGCCCTGCACGAAGCCGATGCCTTCGTTTTCAACCTGGAGAAGACCGAGGTCTTCAGATACGGCATCAGCTCTAATAAGCTCTTTGACTACATGAGTGCAGCTCGACCGGTAATCTTCGCCGTTGACACTCCAAGCAACCCTGTAGCGGAGACCCACTGCGGCCTGACCGTCCCCCCGCGGGAGCCCCAAGCCCTGGCTGAAGCCGTGATCAAGCTCTATCAGATGCCTAAGGAGGAGCGGGAAGCCCTGGGCCGCCGCGGGCGGGCCTACGTGGAGGAGCACCACGACATCCGCAAGCTCGCGGAGAGGTTGGAGGGCGTGCTGGTGGACGTGGTCCATGGTCCGTAG
- a CDS encoding Programmed cell death toxin MazF yields the protein MDKPSRGEIWLVDLSPVRGHEPAGRRPALVISVDEFNHGPAGLVLVIPLTTKEKGIPFHVEVQPPQGGLERRSFIKCEDLRSVAKERLLELWGRVTPTTLAEVEDRLRILLEL from the coding sequence TTGGATAAGCCATCCCGTGGGGAGATCTGGTTGGTGGATCTCTCCCCCGTCCGAGGGCACGAGCCCGCGGGCCGGCGCCCCGCTCTGGTGATCTCGGTTGACGAGTTCAATCATGGCCCGGCCGGACTGGTCCTGGTCATTCCTCTCACCACCAAGGAGAAGGGCATCCCGTTCCATGTAGAGGTCCAGCCGCCCCAGGGTGGGCTGGAGCGGCGGAGCTTTATCAAGTGCGAGGATCTGCGCTCGGTAGCCAAGGAGCGGTTATTGGAGCTCTGGGGAAGGGTTACCCCAACGACGCTGGCGGAGGTCGAGGACCGTCTGAGGATCCTCTTGGAGCTCTAA
- a CDS encoding glycosyl transferase family 1: MGKNVCILTTVHPPFDTRIFHKEAKTLVRAGHDVTLIAQHDKNEVVDGVQIIALPKPKNRFTRIFGLAWRAFRLALRQRADIYHFHDPELLLAGGLLKMLTRAKVIYDVHEDVPEQILTKHWLPALLRHPLAVVFNAFEKFLSRALDAVVVATEGIAEKFRGLNPVVIHNYPDLRMLPDLSPVPKEGKEKTLVYVGGISKLRGALEMVRALEYLDHVDGLRLDLIGRFEPPELERELQALPGYRRVRFLGWLQPPEVYGHLKEADIGLVCLHPEPRYVVAWPVKLFEYMAAGLPVVASNFPLWKEIVGGNNCGLCVDPLDPKAIAQAIEYLLTHPEEARRMGEHGRQAVREKYNWEKESEKLLALYAELLS; encoded by the coding sequence ATGGGCAAAAATGTTTGCATCCTCACCACCGTCCATCCACCGTTCGACACCCGGATCTTCCACAAGGAGGCCAAGACGCTGGTCCGGGCAGGCCATGATGTCACCCTGATCGCCCAGCACGATAAGAACGAGGTCGTGGACGGAGTCCAGATCATCGCTCTGCCTAAGCCCAAGAACCGCTTCACCCGCATCTTCGGCCTCGCCTGGCGAGCGTTCCGGCTGGCGCTGCGCCAGCGGGCGGATATCTACCACTTCCACGATCCGGAACTCCTTCTTGCCGGGGGCTTGCTCAAGATGCTGACACGGGCAAAGGTGATCTACGATGTCCACGAGGATGTCCCGGAGCAGATCCTCACCAAGCACTGGCTCCCGGCCCTGTTGAGGCACCCGCTGGCCGTCGTTTTCAATGCTTTCGAAAAGTTCCTGTCCCGGGCGCTCGATGCCGTGGTCGTGGCCACGGAAGGGATTGCTGAGAAGTTTCGGGGGCTCAATCCGGTCGTGATCCACAATTATCCGGACCTGCGGATGCTGCCGGATCTTTCCCCTGTCCCGAAGGAGGGGAAGGAGAAGACCCTGGTCTATGTCGGCGGGATCAGCAAGCTCCGCGGGGCCTTGGAGATGGTCCGGGCACTGGAGTATCTGGATCACGTTGACGGCCTGCGACTCGACCTGATCGGCCGGTTCGAGCCGCCGGAGCTGGAGCGGGAACTCCAGGCCCTGCCGGGCTACCGGCGCGTCCGCTTTCTCGGCTGGCTCCAGCCGCCGGAGGTGTATGGGCACCTCAAAGAGGCTGACATTGGCCTTGTATGCCTGCACCCTGAGCCCCGCTACGTTGTAGCTTGGCCCGTCAAGCTCTTCGAATACATGGCCGCCGGGCTGCCCGTGGTGGCCTCAAACTTCCCGCTGTGGAAGGAGATCGTGGGGGGGAACAACTGCGGCCTGTGCGTCGATCCGCTCGACCCAAAGGCTATCGCTCAGGCTATTGAATATCTACTTACCCATCCAGAAGAAGCACGCCGCATGGGCGAGCACGGGCGGCAAGCGGTGCGAGAGAAGTATAATTGGGAGAAGGAGAGCGAGAAGCTGCTGGCACTATATGCGGAGCTTTTGAGCTGA
- a CDS encoding lipopolysaccharide biosynthesis protein: MGLRATACAWVRNTVLRALPRGRFARSVTVLAGGAALGQAITVLVSPILTRLYSPEDFGIFGVYASMLGIITVIASLRYEYAIPLPEDDETAANILALCFVLLLGMTTLSWFVIQGLGSRITSWANVPGLRRYLWLVPLGILGAGTYQVLNYWAVRKRDFRRIARTRVSRGVGRAAIQVGVGFASAGPLGLLLGQLAGETAGSASLGWAAWVKDRSSLKAINLAGMRRAGARYRRFPLLSSWGGLLDALGLHVPQVLFAAFYGAEVAGWFALGQRVIAAPLNLVGDSVAQVYFGEAARLPRDDTKAMRRLFLKLTGRLALTGGLPVAVICALAPWLFTIFFGPEWETAGRYVQILGLMFAVRFAIVPLAHTLNILERQDLYLFWDGTRAALVVGSLLMGKVVGFSHIAAVGTYSLAMLIAYIILWGLAWHALKVKSRGGGQEA, translated from the coding sequence ATGGGGCTGAGAGCGACAGCCTGCGCTTGGGTCAGGAACACAGTGCTCCGGGCCCTCCCCCGAGGCCGGTTCGCCCGGAGCGTCACCGTGCTCGCGGGGGGAGCTGCGCTGGGGCAGGCCATTACAGTACTCGTCTCGCCTATTCTCACTCGCCTCTATTCTCCGGAGGACTTTGGCATCTTTGGGGTCTATGCCTCCATGCTAGGGATCATCACTGTAATAGCCTCCCTGCGCTATGAGTACGCTATTCCCCTCCCCGAAGACGACGAGACCGCCGCCAATATCCTAGCCCTTTGTTTCGTGCTGTTGCTTGGAATGACTACACTATCGTGGTTTGTTATCCAGGGCTTGGGAAGCCGAATTACCTCCTGGGCGAATGTCCCGGGGCTCAGGCGCTATCTATGGCTGGTTCCCCTAGGGATACTCGGGGCCGGCACATACCAAGTCTTGAACTACTGGGCGGTGAGGAAGCGCGATTTCCGGAGGATTGCCCGGACGAGGGTCAGCAGGGGTGTAGGGCGGGCGGCCATTCAAGTCGGTGTAGGCTTTGCAAGTGCTGGTCCGCTTGGGCTTCTCTTGGGGCAATTGGCGGGCGAGACCGCTGGCAGCGCATCCTTGGGATGGGCCGCCTGGGTCAAAGATCGTTCATCTCTTAAGGCCATTAACCTAGCGGGCATGCGTAGGGCTGGAGCAAGATACAGGCGTTTCCCTCTTCTCTCCAGTTGGGGAGGGCTCCTTGACGCCTTAGGGCTCCATGTTCCTCAAGTTCTTTTTGCCGCCTTCTATGGTGCCGAAGTGGCGGGCTGGTTTGCCTTAGGTCAGAGGGTGATCGCTGCTCCACTCAACTTGGTCGGCGATTCGGTGGCTCAGGTCTACTTCGGCGAGGCAGCCCGATTGCCCAGAGATGATACCAAGGCCATGAGACGGCTCTTCCTCAAACTGACTGGGCGGCTCGCGCTGACTGGGGGACTTCCTGTAGCGGTAATCTGTGCCCTGGCACCCTGGCTCTTCACCATCTTCTTCGGCCCGGAATGGGAGACGGCGGGCCGGTATGTGCAGATCCTGGGGCTGATGTTCGCAGTCCGGTTTGCGATAGTTCCGCTTGCTCATACCCTGAACATCCTGGAGAGGCAAGATCTGTATCTGTTCTGGGATGGTACACGCGCAGCACTGGTTGTGGGGTCTTTGTTAATGGGGAAGGTGGTGGGATTCTCGCATATAGCCGCGGTTGGCACCTATAGCCTAGCGATGCTGATCGCCTATATCATTCTGTGGGGCCTTGCTTGGCATGCGCTAAAGGTCAAGTCCAGAGGAGGTGGACAGGAGGCCTGA
- a CDS encoding UDP-N-acetylglucosamine 2-epimerase (non-hydrolyzing) encodes MDSELQFPMRIVDVVGARPQFIKLAPVLKAIELHNRKHPERGIEEILAHTGQHYDYEMSQVFFDELGLKAPDYHLGVGSGTHGYQTGEMLKRIEEVFLKEKPDLVVVYGDTNSTLAGALTAAKLHIPVAHVEAGLRSFNRKMPEEINRVLTDHVADLLFCPTETAVQNLKREGFTNIVNDGRLLPHDYARRTPGDKPRTARHVPLVLNVGDVMYDAVLQYAELAEAKSGILERLALEPRCYALATVHRAENTDDPVRLRGIFQGLATLAQEGLTVVVPLHPRTRNALSSLSFTPNYLPRNLLVIEPISYLDMLMLEKNARVILTDSGGVQKEAFFFRVPCVTLREETEWVETVEAGWNVLVGCDPERIVHAALEAQPGKECAWPYGDGQAAERIMNGILFHVRD; translated from the coding sequence ATGGACTCTGAGCTGCAGTTCCCCATGCGCATAGTTGACGTGGTTGGCGCCCGGCCCCAGTTCATCAAGCTCGCTCCGGTCCTGAAGGCCATCGAGCTCCACAATCGGAAGCACCCCGAGCGCGGGATTGAGGAGATCCTGGCCCACACCGGCCAGCACTATGATTACGAGATGTCCCAAGTCTTCTTTGACGAACTCGGTTTGAAGGCCCCGGACTACCATCTGGGCGTGGGCTCCGGAACCCACGGATACCAGACCGGGGAGATGCTCAAGCGGATCGAAGAGGTGTTTCTCAAGGAGAAGCCGGATCTGGTGGTGGTCTACGGGGACACCAACAGCACCCTGGCGGGCGCCTTGACCGCGGCCAAGCTCCATATCCCCGTGGCTCACGTGGAGGCCGGGCTGCGCAGCTTCAACCGGAAGATGCCCGAGGAGATCAACCGGGTGCTCACCGACCATGTGGCCGATCTCCTCTTCTGCCCCACCGAGACTGCGGTACAGAACCTGAAACGGGAGGGTTTCACCAACATTGTCAACGACGGCCGTCTCCTCCCGCATGACTACGCACGGCGGACTCCAGGCGACAAGCCACGCACTGCACGCCACGTGCCGTTAGTTCTCAACGTCGGCGACGTGATGTACGATGCGGTGCTCCAGTACGCCGAGCTTGCCGAAGCGAAGTCAGGAATCCTCGAGCGCTTAGCGCTTGAGCCCAGATGCTATGCCCTGGCCACCGTCCACCGCGCGGAGAACACCGACGATCCGGTGCGCCTCAGGGGGATCTTCCAAGGGCTGGCGACGCTTGCCCAGGAGGGACTCACGGTGGTGGTTCCCTTGCACCCTCGCACCCGTAACGCCCTCTCTTCCCTCTCCTTTACCCCTAACTACTTACCGCGCAATCTGCTTGTCATCGAGCCGATCTCTTACCTGGATATGCTTATGCTTGAGAAGAATGCCCGGGTTATTCTGACCGACTCGGGCGGGGTCCAAAAGGAGGCGTTCTTCTTTCGGGTCCCGTGCGTGACCCTGCGGGAAGAAACGGAGTGGGTGGAGACGGTGGAGGCGGGGTGGAATGTGCTCGTGGGCTGCGACCCGGAGCGGATCGTCCACGCCGCTTTAGAGGCCCAGCCGGGCAAGGAGTGCGCCTGGCCCTACGGCGACGGCCAGGCAGCGGAGAGAATCATGAACGGGATACTGTTTCATGTGAGGGATTAG
- a CDS encoding DNA-binding protein, producing the protein MSASRRPPDDPREWLRRAKSSLLKAQKGSDIPGICLEDLCYDAQQAAEKALKALLIYLNKPFPYVHDLAVLIARLEEAGLKVPDRIKLAAGLTDYAVEARYPGAFEPVTQDEYKEAVELAEEVLRWAKTVVRAP; encoded by the coding sequence ATGAGCGCAAGCCGTAGGCCCCCAGATGATCCTCGAGAGTGGCTACGAAGAGCCAAGAGCAGCCTTCTCAAGGCACAGAAAGGTTCTGACATACCTGGGATATGCCTGGAAGACCTGTGCTACGACGCTCAGCAAGCTGCCGAGAAGGCACTTAAGGCGTTGCTGATCTACTTGAACAAACCGTTTCCTTATGTGCACGATCTTGCTGTGCTCATTGCTCGACTGGAGGAGGCCGGCCTCAAAGTTCCTGATAGGATAAAGCTCGCCGCAGGTCTGACGGATTACGCCGTGGAGGCTCGCTATCCCGGCGCCTTTGAACCTGTTACCCAAGACGAGTACAAGGAAGCCGTTGAGCTTGCGGAGGAGGTCCTGCGATGGGCCAAGACCGTTGTGAGAGCCCCTTGA
- a CDS encoding nucleotidyltransferase domain-containing protein: MVLASRTVSADALGEIVRRIVAVADPEKIILFGSAVRGEMRPSSDLDLLVVKSGVHRRQLAQRIYRDLIGVGQAVDVVVATRDDLDRYGDSVGLVYRSALHEGETIYERKP, from the coding sequence TTGGTCTTGGCTTCACGAACCGTGTCTGCCGATGCGCTGGGTGAAATCGTCCGGCGGATCGTGGCGGTGGCTGATCCAGAGAAGATCATCCTCTTTGGCTCGGCAGTGCGAGGGGAGATGCGCCCGAGCAGCGACTTGGACCTACTGGTCGTCAAGTCCGGCGTACACCGTAGACAATTGGCCCAGCGGATCTACAGAGACCTCATCGGTGTAGGGCAAGCGGTGGATGTCGTGGTAGCCACTCGTGACGATCTTGATCGCTATGGTGACTCCGTGGGGCTCGTCTACCGATCGGCCCTGCATGAGGGGGAGACCATCTATGAGCGCAAGCCGTAG
- a CDS encoding Aminotransferase, DegT/DnrJ/EryC1/StrS family, whose product MTIPILDLTRQYAAIKPEIDAAVQRVVESGRFILGPEVEALEKAIAAYCRATHAIGVASGTDALLLSLRAVGVGPGDGVIVPSFTFFATAGVVHNVGAAPIFCDIDPQTFNLSPTGLRRILTSDHGARTQPKAVIPVHLYGQMADMDEIMELAHEFGLYVIEDAAQAIGAEYKGRKAGTIGHLGCFSFFPTKNLGAYGDGGMVVTDDDELAERVRMLRVHGSKPKYYHHIVGYNSRLDALQAAVLRAKLPHLDEWTAARRRLAARYDELLARVSGIVLPHRAAGRTHIFHQYTIRVADGKRDALREHLKAQGIGTEIYYPLPLHLQQCFAHLGYQEGDLPESEKASREALSLPMFPELTDEEQAFVTNAIRSFLSSSRQP is encoded by the coding sequence ATGACGATTCCCATCCTTGACCTGACGCGCCAGTACGCGGCCATCAAGCCCGAGATCGACGCCGCCGTCCAGCGGGTGGTCGAGTCGGGGCGGTTCATCCTTGGCCCCGAGGTCGAGGCGTTGGAGAAGGCGATCGCCGCCTACTGCCGGGCCACGCACGCGATCGGGGTGGCGAGCGGGACCGACGCCCTGCTCCTCTCCCTGCGGGCAGTGGGGGTTGGACCTGGAGACGGAGTGATCGTTCCCAGCTTCACGTTCTTCGCGACCGCCGGGGTGGTGCACAACGTTGGGGCGGCCCCCATCTTCTGCGACATCGACCCCCAGACCTTCAACCTTTCCCCCACCGGCCTCCGCCGCATCCTGACTTCCGACCACGGAGCACGGACGCAGCCCAAGGCGGTCATTCCCGTCCACCTCTACGGCCAGATGGCGGACATGGACGAGATCATGGAGCTCGCTCACGAGTTCGGCCTCTACGTGATCGAAGACGCGGCCCAGGCCATTGGCGCGGAGTACAAGGGCCGCAAGGCCGGCACCATCGGCCACCTCGGCTGTTTCAGCTTCTTCCCCACCAAGAACCTCGGGGCGTACGGCGATGGCGGGATGGTCGTGACGGACGACGACGAGCTTGCCGAGCGGGTGCGGATGCTGCGCGTGCACGGGTCCAAGCCCAAGTACTACCACCACATCGTGGGGTACAACTCCCGGCTCGATGCCCTCCAGGCCGCGGTCCTGCGAGCGAAGCTTCCCCATCTGGACGAGTGGACCGCGGCGCGGCGGAGACTCGCCGCCCGGTACGACGAGCTCCTGGCCAGAGTGTCGGGGATCGTGCTCCCCCATCGGGCGGCGGGGCGGACCCACATCTTTCACCAGTACACGATTCGGGTGGCGGACGGGAAGCGCGACGCGCTGCGCGAGCACCTCAAGGCCCAGGGGATCGGGACCGAGATCTACTACCCGCTGCCGTTGCACCTGCAGCAGTGCTTTGCCCATCTCGGGTACCAAGAAGGGGACCTCCCCGAGAGCGAGAAGGCAAGCCGCGAGGCGTTGTCCCTCCCCATGTTTCCCGAACTCACCGACGAGGAGCAGGCTTTCGTCACCAACGCCATCCGCTCCTTCTTGAGCTCAAGCCGCCAACCTTGA
- a CDS encoding N-acetyltransferase produces MSDYFVHESAYVDPGAKVGSGTKIWHFSHVMGGAEIGADCSLGQNVFVANGVRIGDHVKIQNNVSVYEGVVLEDYVFCGPSCVFTNVRTPRSAFPRNRPEDYVPTVVKHGASIGANATIVCGVTVGEWAFIAAGAVVTKDVPPYALVAGVPAKIIGWACKCGLPLRDATPEKRCGGCGRVYRLTGEIMELVGESS; encoded by the coding sequence ATGAGCGACTACTTCGTGCACGAGTCGGCGTACGTTGACCCGGGGGCCAAGGTTGGCTCGGGGACGAAGATCTGGCACTTCAGCCACGTGATGGGGGGGGCCGAGATCGGGGCAGACTGCAGCCTGGGTCAAAACGTGTTCGTGGCCAACGGGGTCCGGATTGGGGACCACGTTAAGATCCAGAACAACGTGTCCGTGTACGAGGGCGTGGTGCTGGAGGACTACGTGTTCTGCGGCCCAAGCTGCGTGTTCACCAACGTGCGCACACCCCGGTCCGCGTTCCCCCGGAACCGCCCCGAGGACTACGTGCCGACGGTGGTCAAGCACGGGGCATCGATCGGCGCCAACGCCACGATCGTGTGCGGGGTGACGGTCGGGGAGTGGGCGTTTATCGCCGCCGGCGCGGTGGTGACGAAGGACGTGCCGCCCTACGCCCTCGTGGCTGGCGTTCCGGCCAAGATCATCGGCTGGGCGTGCAAGTGCGGACTCCCGCTCCGCGACGCGACCCCGGAGAAGAGGTGCGGCGGTTGTGGCCGAGTGTACCGGCTGACAGGGGAGATCATGGAGCTGGTGGGAGAGAGCTCGTAG